Genomic segment of Panicum virgatum strain AP13 chromosome 2K, P.virgatum_v5, whole genome shotgun sequence:
ATAGAAATTTTttgtcttccttttcttttttttagaaaactcaCCCAAGATACAAAagcttttggagatgctctgagATCGATTCATGTATACTTGAGTTAAGTTGTGCCCGATTGCGATAGCAAACGCGGTTGTAGATTGATATCACAAGGTTGTGATGTCACACGCGCCCGAGGCCGCCATGTTGTTATTGCAAGACTAGCATAGATGTACGTGAGTGCGTCCCGCGCGTGACTATAAAAAGTTTAGCAAAATGATTTAAGATTTTGTAGATAATAAGAATAGATTCGAAATGAACATATTTTTTTATCGCAAGAGAATTGcgcatctttgtattaagatagAAAAAAGAGAGTTTTTATAACGCGCTAGAGTGTACCCCTTGCAGTTTAGTTTTGTATTACACGTAACGAGAACAACAAAAGATGAGAGACTAGTGATAGTGAACTACTCTCTCCCGAGACAATCCAGCGCTACTACTCCTGCGGCGACCCAATTTTCAGCTTCGAAATAAACATATAGATCCACGTAATTAATATATACTTCttctgtttcaaattataggttgtttgacttttttaaccccaagtttgaccactcgtcttattcaaaaaatttaggcaaacatagtcaaatttaagtatTTTTTGTACAATTTCTATTGATGAAGCAAGCCACACCAAAAATTCTAATTCTTTTTTTAAGTCAATTCTTGCCCCCAAAGTTTGACACGAAAATAAAATAGCATAAAAATAGAAGAAGAAACATGTTTTTTTGTAGTTATGATTAATGAAGAGAGAGTATAAATCTCTAGTTTTTTTGTTCACCATGGCTAACGTGCCCACGCATGCTCAGGAACCAGTTTACCTAAGTTCGGCTTAAACGCCCGCAACACCTACGTTACAATCTACTTatgctttcgtcctcgcttcatATAAAAGAATTAACTTGAGGTTGCAATGCTTCTTAAAGTTGGATATTTAAGTTAGCTCATCTCACTCTCAACTTTCCATTTGGGACAATTCTTAAGCTACCAAACCTCATGCATGGTACTCCAATCTGACCCATGGGTTGGATGTTACAAATGGTCGCCATAGCCCcttcttccctctccctcttcccaCCATCTAACAAAGCAAAAGTTTGGCCACGGCGGACAGGGTTCGGAGGACCACGAACGCCCGTGCCCCTCCACCTGATCTGTGTCTTCCTCCCGCCAGGTTTTGCTTTTCATTAACGGGGCGAGCACTCCAGCTTTTGTTGCTGTACAATGATGACGGTGCATGTAACAACAGCTTGCAGATCGCCAGTTTGGACTCGAACTCGAGTTTATAGCAACCTGACATACCAAATCTGCAAACAACAATCCTTCATGGATTCAGAAGGGGAGAAACGATTAATATCGACTTTTCAAGCACAACAAACTTGCAGATATACACTTGTTATTCTTACTGGCATATTGAATACTTCATTTGTTTCAACATACACGCTGGCTTGTAAATTTTGTTTCAGTGGGTATTCCTTCACATTCACAGGAAACGGTGCTACAAGGCACTACTCTTTTGCTAATGCAGCCTCACGCGGAAATTACATTCTCCTCAGATTGTCCAACCTTGCCTGCAAATCGGCGTCAATTCCACTGTCAGCGTTCCCGGCGCTTTCAGCCTGGGCAACCTTTCCAGCAGAAGCAGGCTGAGCAACAGCAGCTGATGGGGCTCCAACAAGCTGCAAATATACGGAAGATGATTTTATATACAGTATTCTCCCATCAAACATCAATCCATGCAGACCCAGAAGCATCAGTCTCGACCTAGCAGTTGGCCATAATGGCACTTACTTTTAAAGTCTGACTTAGCATCAAAATGGTTCTGATTTTGCTTATTTCAATTATTCCTAGCTTATCCAATGTTGGATGTAATAAATTTCTCAAAAAACAAATGGTAGAGCTATTTCTAAAATGTACATATAATATTTATTGAGCAAAGATCTGGAAATCCTAAAATAATTGGAAGCAGATTCAAAAATGCATATTGGCACTGGATAATTGTTCGAAAGGTAAAACCAGGAACTGTATGAGACTGGGTAGGACAAATAATATTACGGTACCACCTGATACAAGTGAGCAAAATAGTAGACTAAATATATCCCCCAAAGAACTGCCTCAAAATTGGGATGGTAATACTAAGCTATCCTGAAGATGAGACCATTAACCATAATTTTATTTCCTTTACGTAATTAAAGAGAAAACCACAGTCCTCTCTGCCTCAGGTAGAGTTGAAAGGTTGGACAGAAATATTCTCGCTACTAGTAGGCACAGCAGAGGACCATAAATTCATGGTCTTATCCTATGCAACCTCTTGGCTTAATCAAGGATGGTACATTTAGAAGACCAATCTACGCTCTAACCTCCAGTATGCACTCATGACTTGTGAGAAGATAAAACCCCAAAATAACTCACCTCTTGGTTGATATCAATGCCAATTTCATCAAGCACTTGATTCACAAGCTCCtcggtttcttcttcttcctcgtctcCTTCCATAGCATCATCTATGGCATCTCCCATCACCTCGCTCACCATCTCCATCCTCTCATTTTGTCGTTCAAACTCTTGCATTATCTTCTGCAATCCTGGCAAATTTAGCTGCCTATTCATTTGAGCCATTGCTTTTGTAACACCCTTCATAGCATCACCCATAGCTTGAGTTGATTTTAGTGTCTGCAACAGTTGCACAACTAAAATGTTAAGAAGGGCAAATGGATGCAATGCAAAATTTAAGATACATAAGCATAAGAAGCAAATTTAACATTTTAGCTTCAGGTCTTCAGCCAAAATGCAGAATATACAGTTTTCAGTTAGAAAATTAGAATCGTATAtgaaaccgtttcgctattTTGTAAGGTTTAATGAATTGAAAATGAGACTACTTCAGATCAATTTAATCATACAAAATTGTGAATTTCTAGTTAGTTTTTTCTACAACTAACTAACAACACAATAGGACAATACAATGCTATAGAAAACATATGGCAGTTTGGTACAGCAAAAATAAAAGTACCACACTGGTACATCACTAGACCAACATAAACTGAAGATGACTTACCGCAGCATCACAGCAATATTTGGTAAGGTGATTAAGGCATCAATATAGAGAGAGGATAAGACAAAACACATGGTTACCTGAACTCTTAGAGAAACTCCTTGGAGCTGGGATTTAAGTTGATAGAACTTTGTTATCTGATGCCGGGTACGAATAAGATCTTTGGCCATTACTTTGACAGCTCCCTATATCAGTAACAAAAAATTAGCACGCAAACACAACAGGAAAAATGTATGAAATTGCAACACGTACACTGAATTTCCATGTACATTTAATAAACTACAAGAAGCAAGACATCGACGCAAGGATTTCTAGGTTAATATTACTAGGCCATTGAAGTAACTACTTGATaatttaatatagaactttttgaGCCCTAAGCTGGCCTTCAAGAGCTAGCTATGGTCTTGTAAGCTTGTGAGTGAAATGAGTCTATGACATGAAAATATGTGGTACACCATAGTTGTGTGTTGCCTAACTCTGGCTAACCAAACTTTCAGGTCGTAAGGTAAAATGAAAATAGGTAAATATCTTAATGTTTCCCCACACATCGCAACTGTTGGATATAAATATTTTCTACAAAATTATATCATCAGATATGATTGGAAGTTGAAATGTAGGGGACTATTCTAAAAAAATGATAGTAACAGCAGAATCAGAATATGACTTTGAAGTTCCAAAAAGTACCAAGTTCATACCATCTGGCCTTCTTTAGCTGTTTTCTTGATCTCAGTGATGAGCTTTTTCTCCTGGGCCTGCAATCCTTGCCTCTCCCGCTCAATTTCCCTGATGGATCGATCTAACATTCTCTTGTTCTCTCTCAAGAGCTCTGAAAGAAATTAAGGATCACAAACATCAAAAACCATAAGCCACAGATAAGAAATGTAAGGCTACCATTGTCCATTCCATTCAAAACATAAAAAAGCACCGAGTGACTATTATTATCATGGAAAACGCTCCGAAACACACTGAATCCGCTCAGGAATTGGAAGAGGTGGAAGACCTCATCAAGACATCAACAGATCTAAACTGAATAACAGTTCAGCTGCCAGTCCAACTCCAACAAACAGTCTTGCCGAAATCCACACGGTCGAAATCTCAACCTCGTGGCATCCTCCGACTACTCGCCGTGTTACTCCCTAACGACCTGTGCCAAGAAATCCTACCGAGAGCCTGAACCGCCCGACACGAAAATATCGCTGGTGCCTATACACGTCAAGAAATCCCTCCCCCGCCAAACAAAGACAAAACAAGCTACCGCAGCTAGGACCGATCAGTCGGACAGAATTCGAACGCGAATCTCCCCGGATTGGAAGGAGGGGTCTTACCGGCGGGCGTCTTCCGCTTCCCGAACAAGAAACTCATCTTGGATCCTCCGGCTCGCGGGGGCGACCGGGGTTTCGGTTGGTGCGATTCGTGAGGAGATCGCCCCCTCCGAGAATTCGATCGGTTCGGTGGTAGGCTCCTGGCCGCTCAGGGACGCCGGTGGAGTGATGATTGGATCGCCCTCCTtcctttcccctcccctccgcgTTTCTTGCCACCGCAAGTTGTTGGAGTTCTTCTGATGccaaactgaaaaaaaaagaaaaaaaagaaaaggggaaataTGCTTTTGGGCTAACGGAGCAGAGAAAAGGTTAGTGGGCCACAAGCATGAAGGGCGCTGGCCCAAAATATGCCTTATTTACAtaatgaaaatgaaaaaaatacaaTATTAAAACTGCAAACATTGACTATTCATGATTTTGCCACTCTCAGTGAATGACCCTACGAGACCATTTGTCTATGAAATATGGGTCCAATGGCAAAACTTCAAAGGTCAATGTTTGCAGTCCCattttgcaaattttcatttagAATTGTTCACAGGAAAAGATATGGGCCAAACAGGAATTCAGTCCTTCCTCCCATAAaagatttttttctattttgatTATATAAATATCTGCTaaaatatttctagaataaaaataaatcaaaacctcTGAGTAGATGGAGTGAGTACATGCAAGGAAGCCCGGCCTTCCTACCATTTGTCATGATGTTTAGCAAATGCAGGACAAATCAAAGAGGATGGATACACTGTATTATTTTTACGCCATGTTGGATCTGGCGGGAGCTTAtgtggcggcggaggggacgTGTCGCACTGCATGAATTTgctaatactccctccgtttcaaattataattctTTATTTACTTCTTCATTCACTTTTGCAACTCCGGTCATGTACAGAGCTACTGCAGATGAGAGGCCCATGTACAAGGCGCAGAGCTAGAGAAGAATAGGGAGTGTGGCGGCACTTGGTagcatttctattttttttcttttctttgagcCAATGGATCATCAATTCATCaaacgtttttttttctttatgagAATCGATTCATCATACGTGCATGAGCCAAGAACTCATCTCAAATCCTGGCCTCCAAGGCAGGCCTAGAACGCGACGCTCTCTTTTGGCCCAGTCTGGGGGACTAGTACGAAGCAAAGCCCAGCCCATAGGCCATAGCCCATAGCTGATGGGAGTTGCACGGCGGCGACCTACAGTGTCTAGGGTACGAGCACTGGTTGGCGGAGCTGACAGTCGAGAAAGGTACTAATTTACTGTTGACTGACGGGACTGACTCACTGTTCCGCTTGCACGGACGGACATGTCCATGAATGCACCCAGCGGGGCCCACCGCGCGCGACCCATCAAGAAGGAATCCTCATCTTTCCTTTCCTacggcctatatatatatatagggccgCGTCCTACAACCGCTAGCTCTCTCCTCGTTTTACCGCATACGTACTCCAGGACAcgtcttttttaaaaaaaaaatagttcTGTTAACACCAAATAATTACTACTTCTATAAAATACCACTGAAAACATGAACCCTCCTAAAATAGCACTGAAAGGTTGAAACATTATCTGAATGTAGCATTCCGTTAGATTTGAGCGGCAGGTCTGTTAACTTGAACATATATACTCCCAAACCGTTTTTACATATAAAAATAGCCACATCACATAAtcgctctgttcggctggctatgactggtggctagtgctgatttgttgtgagataAAAGTACTGCTAACTGGCTGGTGTTTGGTGGCTCGTGCTAATTTGGTGTAAGACAAAAGCACTGCGACCTGTTGCAAAAGAAGCATAGTGCTCATGTTTGATTAATTTCAACAAAAAAGAACATCATCAATGACAATATGTTGTAACAACTCGTAGCCATCGGCGAGATCAACTCCGGGACGTGCTCATAATATCTCGGTAATCTTAGGAGGAAGACGCTCTTcctcttctatttctatttctgaaTTAGGATTGTTCGATGCCTGATGGATATGCATATACCAACTGTTATGTAGTCTTGGCCTTGGCCTACACTTGGGTCGTGACTCGGCAAATGGGCTTGACAGTTCTGGGCTTCTCTTAGATTATGGCATCATCATTGGGTTATGACCCATGTGCAgtaagagagggaggaagggatgGGAGAATTTGATGCTTACCATTAGGGGATCTCTGGTGGATGCATCTCTACTGGAGGGCGGGCAGACACAGCACCCCCGTCGGGTCAGGGCACCCCCCTTCGCCTGCCTAGATGCGTCCAGGGCAGGGCGGCTGAGCGGGGCGCCACCAGCGATGGCGTGGAAGGGactaggcggcggcggtccgggaGGGGGGCGAAGCGGGCTTGCCCAAATGCGTCtagggcggggcggcggagcggggcacCGCCAGCACCCCGCGCGGGAGGGACTGGGCGGCAGTGGTCCGGGAGGGCAGGGGCAGGGCGGCGCCAGTCCGGGAGGGGGGCGAGGCGTCGCCGGCGCAGGTGGGTGGAGTAGTGGCAGCGATGGCCTGCGGAAGTCGCAGGGAAAGCACGGCATTGGTGATCTGCCGAACAGGGAGGGGTCGAAGCAGAGGATAAGGTTTGTATGGGCCAAGGGCAAATGAGTCTTTTTATGTCTAGCTTTTGTGCTCAAAACATATGACTAAAATccttttgtgaaaaaaaaactaacggAATGCTACATCCAGGTAATGTTTTAACCTTTCAATGGTATTTTACGAGGGCTCACATTTTTTGTGGTATTTCACGGAAGTCACAATTTTTCAGTACTAGAGAACCAAATTTCCCTTTTTTCCTTCTTGTGAAAGTCTAAGGCACTTTACTTTATTCCAAATAAAattaaatttgatgaaatttgtAGATAAGAATGTAAGCATCTAACACATCAAATAATTAAATTACTAAAATATATGTGGTTATGAATCTAGTTTTTCTCGTTTGATATTCGAAATATTATTATTCCTATTTTTtgtaaatttggtcaaattgaGAACGAAGCGATTTAAGACAAACCAAAATATCTTACATTTCAAGACATGTTAAGTGAATAGTACTCTATATAGCTATACTAGTAGGTATAGCTAGGTCGAAAAATCAGTCTTCCGGTTGTGTTTGTGTTGATGCCATCTCAGCCTCGTTTAGTTagcgattttttttattttagtaCTATAGCAATTTTgttattatttgacaattaatattcaACCATATagtaattaggcttaaaagattcgtctcgtcatttacgattaaactgtgtaattagttattttttcgactacatttaatGATTCATGTATATTGTATATATCCGAAAATTCGATATGATAGGTACTGTAGAAAttattttggaaactaaacagggccggcCAATAGGAGTGGCCTGATGCCCAGATCCTATGTAAAGAATGCAGGAACAGTCAGGTAGTTGTATGCCAAAGCATGGACCATTGGCAGCGCGCACAAGTGAACAGAGAGGACAGGCAAGCATCCCATCCCATCCCAGCCCATAAGGCTTGCTGCTTTTCAAGTGCTCAACCTCAACT
This window contains:
- the LOC120666748 gene encoding vacuolar protein sorting-associated protein 2 homolog 1; the protein is MSFLFGKRKTPAELLRENKRMLDRSIREIERERQGLQAQEKKLITEIKKTAKEGQMGAVKVMAKDLIRTRHQITKFYQLKSQLQGVSLRVQTLKSTQAMGDAMKGVTKAMAQMNRQLNLPGLQKIMQEFERQNERMEMVSEVMGDAIDDAMEGDEEEEETEELVNQVLDEIGIDINQELVGAPSAAVAQPASAGKVAQAESAGNADSGIDADLQARLDNLRRM